One window of Oncorhynchus masou masou isolate Uvic2021 chromosome 28, UVic_Omas_1.1, whole genome shotgun sequence genomic DNA carries:
- the irf9 gene encoding interferon regulatory factor 9 isoform X1 yields the protein MASGKIRSTRRLRAWMVEQVSSGKYPGLIWDDDDKTMFRIPWKHAGKQEFRSEVDGAIFKAWAVFKGKLSEGCNADPASWKTRLRVALNKSPEFREEPERSQLEISEPYKVYRLVPINEQALGSVDMKVQARAGGRKRRSRNSDIEAEEDVVKVKHMKEVTTSLPITMSVQEIEESVLTIQLDQVDQPSVMVKSAGTVNEIQVNFTIETVPPPGARDSFHVLVKYMGEEVLKRGVMGSDVRIAYLPSSPVPPTLMVAGFPRIPLPDPPSTLTSSIGPQFQALSTLLPFMEKGVILTSTRTGVYAKRYCQGQVFWTGPHSATAGPHKMNHAVEPVRLFDREAFRMKLDHFSSHGGDPPQCGFTLYFSDKEDPSSKLIITQITLPWAQQQVKEAEDFRESMTYFRNITSESGEVTINLVSGSLLSEILGTSLP from the exons ATGGCATCTGGGAAAATTCGCTCCACGCGCAGACTTCGCGCTTGGATGGTAGAACAG GTCAGCAGTGGGAAGTACCCTGGCCTGATATGGGACGACGACGACAAGACCATGTTTCGTATACCATGGAAACACGCCGGGAAACAAGAATTCCGCAGCGAAGTGGATGGTGCCATCTTCAAG GCGTGGGCAGTGTTTAAGGGGAAGTTGTCTGAGGGGTGTAATGCGGACCCTGCCTCCTGGAAGACGCGGCTGCGAGTTGCTCTCAATAAGAGCCCAGAGTTCAGAGAGGAACCTGAGAGGTCACAGCTGGAAATCTCCGAACCATACAAAGTCTACCGCCTCGTACCCATCAACGAACAAG CATTGGGGAGTGTTGACATGAAGGTCCAAGCCAGAgcaggggggaggaagagaaggagccGCAATTCAGACATCGAGGCGGAGGAAGATGTGGTGAAGGTCAAGCACATGAAAGAGGTTACCACCTCCCTACCAATCACCATG TCTGTTCAGGAGATTGAGGAAAGTGTTCTTACAATCCAGCTAGACCAGGTTGATCAGCCCTCGGTCATGGTGAAGAGTGCTGGGA CAGTCAATGAGATCCAGGTGAACTTCACGATCGAGACCGTCCCTCCCCCTGGAG CCCGGGACTCTTTCCATGTCTTAGTGAAgtacatgggagaggaggtgcTTAAACGTGGGGTCATGGGCAGCGATGTCCGGATTGCCTATCTGCCCTCTTCGCCCGTTCCCCCCACCCTGATGGTGGCTGGGTTCCCCCGCATCCCCCTGCCCGATCCCCCTTCCACCTTGACCTCCAGCATCGGGCCCCAGTTCCAGGCCCTCTCCACCCTGCTGCCCTTCATGGAGAAAGGGGTGATCCTGACCTCCACGAGAACAGGGGTCTATGCTAAGCGCTACTGCCAGGGCCAGGTGTTCTGGACAGGGCCACATTCAGCCACGGCTGGACCGCACAAGATGAACCATGCTGTGGAGCCCGTGCGGCTCTTCGATAGAGAGGCTTTCAGAATGA AACTAGACCACTTCAGCAGCCACGGGGGAGACCCTCCTCAGTGTGGCTTCACCTTGTATTTCAGTGACAAAGAGGACCCATCCAGCAAACTCATCATCACACAG ataACCCTACCCTGGGCTCAGCAGCAGGTCAAGGAAGCTGAAGACTTCCGGGAGTCAATGACCTACTTCCGCAACATAACCAGCGAATCAGGAGAGGTCACCATCAACCTGGTATCAGGTTCATTGCTATCCgagatccttgggacgtccctaccttaa
- the LOC135517257 gene encoding ER membrane protein complex subunit 9-like has product MGEVELSCLAYVKMYLHGCLFPRCSVNGLLLSSSPAGGAVCVTDCVPLLHSHLPLAPITQLGLTQVDVWCAQTQQRIVGYYQANACVSDNSPTPCALKIADKIAEQCHNAVLLMIDGGKMSPDYRVPPIVMYERKDTRWTLKDKHTIMLRQWEETREIANQLLDSGDHSLLVDFDSHLDDITRDWTNQKLNAKIAELASPANGNV; this is encoded by the exons ATGGGGGAGGTTGAGCTGTCCTGTCTGGCCTATGTGAAGATGTACCTGCACGGCTGTTTGTTTCCACGGTGTAGTGTCAATGGGCTGCTGTTGTCGTCCAgtccagcaggtggtgctgtGTGTGTGACGGACTGTGTTCCCCTGCTCCACTCTCACTTACCTTTGGCTCCCATCACCCAGCTGGGTCTCACACAG GTGGATGTATGGTGTGCACAGACACAGCAAAGGATTGTAGGATACTACCAAGCCAACGCTTGTGTGTCAGACAACAG CCCTACGCCATGTGCATTGAAGATTGCCGATAAGATTGCCGAGCAGTGTCACAATGCAGTTTTGTTAATG ATTGATGGTGGAAAGATGTCACCTGACTACAGGGTGCCTCCCATAGTGATGTATGAGCGGAAAGACACCCGCTGGACCCTCAAAGACAAACATAC GATAATGCTGCGGCAGTGGGAGGAGACTCGGGAAATAGCCAATCAGCTGCTGGACTCTGGAGATCACTCATTATTAGTGGATTTTGACAGCCAtttggacgacatcactagggaCTGGACAAATCAGAAACTCAATGCCAAAATAGCAGAGCTTGCCTCACCAGCCAATGGTAATGTCTGA
- the irf9 gene encoding interferon regulatory factor 9 isoform X2, which yields MFRIPWKHAGKQEFRSEVDGAIFKAWAVFKGKLSEGCNADPASWKTRLRVALNKSPEFREEPERSQLEISEPYKVYRLVPINEQALGSVDMKVQARAGGRKRRSRNSDIEAEEDVVKVKHMKEVTTSLPITMSVQEIEESVLTIQLDQVDQPSVMVKSAGTVNEIQVNFTIETVPPPGARDSFHVLVKYMGEEVLKRGVMGSDVRIAYLPSSPVPPTLMVAGFPRIPLPDPPSTLTSSIGPQFQALSTLLPFMEKGVILTSTRTGVYAKRYCQGQVFWTGPHSATAGPHKMNHAVEPVRLFDREAFRMKLDHFSSHGGDPPQCGFTLYFSDKEDPSSKLIITQITLPWAQQQVKEAEDFRESMTYFRNITSESGEVTINLVSGSLLSEILGTSLP from the exons ATGTTTCGTATACCATGGAAACACGCCGGGAAACAAGAATTCCGCAGCGAAGTGGATGGTGCCATCTTCAAG GCGTGGGCAGTGTTTAAGGGGAAGTTGTCTGAGGGGTGTAATGCGGACCCTGCCTCCTGGAAGACGCGGCTGCGAGTTGCTCTCAATAAGAGCCCAGAGTTCAGAGAGGAACCTGAGAGGTCACAGCTGGAAATCTCCGAACCATACAAAGTCTACCGCCTCGTACCCATCAACGAACAAG CATTGGGGAGTGTTGACATGAAGGTCCAAGCCAGAgcaggggggaggaagagaaggagccGCAATTCAGACATCGAGGCGGAGGAAGATGTGGTGAAGGTCAAGCACATGAAAGAGGTTACCACCTCCCTACCAATCACCATG TCTGTTCAGGAGATTGAGGAAAGTGTTCTTACAATCCAGCTAGACCAGGTTGATCAGCCCTCGGTCATGGTGAAGAGTGCTGGGA CAGTCAATGAGATCCAGGTGAACTTCACGATCGAGACCGTCCCTCCCCCTGGAG CCCGGGACTCTTTCCATGTCTTAGTGAAgtacatgggagaggaggtgcTTAAACGTGGGGTCATGGGCAGCGATGTCCGGATTGCCTATCTGCCCTCTTCGCCCGTTCCCCCCACCCTGATGGTGGCTGGGTTCCCCCGCATCCCCCTGCCCGATCCCCCTTCCACCTTGACCTCCAGCATCGGGCCCCAGTTCCAGGCCCTCTCCACCCTGCTGCCCTTCATGGAGAAAGGGGTGATCCTGACCTCCACGAGAACAGGGGTCTATGCTAAGCGCTACTGCCAGGGCCAGGTGTTCTGGACAGGGCCACATTCAGCCACGGCTGGACCGCACAAGATGAACCATGCTGTGGAGCCCGTGCGGCTCTTCGATAGAGAGGCTTTCAGAATGA AACTAGACCACTTCAGCAGCCACGGGGGAGACCCTCCTCAGTGTGGCTTCACCTTGTATTTCAGTGACAAAGAGGACCCATCCAGCAAACTCATCATCACACAG ataACCCTACCCTGGGCTCAGCAGCAGGTCAAGGAAGCTGAAGACTTCCGGGAGTCAATGACCTACTTCCGCAACATAACCAGCGAATCAGGAGAGGTCACCATCAACCTGGTATCAGGTTCATTGCTATCCgagatccttgggacgtccctaccttaa